A section of the Papio anubis isolate 15944 chromosome 4, Panubis1.0, whole genome shotgun sequence genome encodes:
- the MRM3 gene encoding LOW QUALITY PROTEIN: rRNA methyltransferase 3, mitochondrial (The sequence of the model RefSeq protein was modified relative to this genomic sequence to represent the inferred CDS: substituted 3 bases at 3 genomic stop codons): protein MGIFATPDHVNMTYPKTQLXHSLPLLLICDNLCDPGNLGTILRSPAGAGCSKVLVILKCVDAXEPKVLRVVMGVLFQVPIISSLKTKTVANYLPPDTQVCLADNRSLYAEAQMSNKDSDYGWVCNWRFLKFHKYEEKEGLETGASKGLLPVIEVQSYGFDWTEAPAAAVVSSETYGMNLDSLXLAESPGGNMIPVAPGVDSLNSAMAARIPLFEGKRQLWVRVEHLSRDRSYH from the coding sequence ATGGGGATTTTTGCCACACCTGACCATGTTAACATGACATATCCAAAGACTCAGCTTTAGCACTCACTGCCTTTGTTATTGATTTGTGACAATCTCTGTGACCCTGGGAATCTGGGGACAATTCTGAGATCTCCAGCTGGGGCAGGCTGCAGCAAAGTGTTAGTCATTTTGAAATGTGTGGATGCCTAGGAGCCCAAAGTGCTACGGGTGGTTATGGGTGTACTTTTCCAGGTGCCCATTATCAGtagtctgaaaacaaaaacagtggcAAATTACCTGCCCCCTGACACCCAGGTCTGTTTGGCTGACAACCGAAGCCTTTATGCTGAGGCTCAGATGTCTAATAAAGACAGTGACTATGGCTGGGTGTGTAATTGGCGATTCCTGAAGTTTCACAAGTACGAAGAAAAGGAAGGTCTAGAAACTGGAGCCAGTAAAGGTTTGCTACCTGTTATTGAGGTTCAGAGTTATGGCTTCGACTGGACAGAGGCACCAGCAGCTGCAGTGGTTAGCAGCGAGACCTACGGCATGAACCTGGATTCTCTGTAGTTGGCCGAGAGCCCTGGGGGCAACATGATCCCTGTTGCACCTGGTGTGGACAGCCTCAACTCAGCCATGGCTGCACGCATCCCGCTTTTTGAAGGGAAAAGACAACTGTGGGTGAGG